A stretch of Komagataella phaffii GS115 chromosome 2, complete sequence DNA encodes these proteins:
- a CDS encoding Essential light chain for Myo1p, light chain for Myo2p has protein sequence MSQNTKTYKDAFSLFDKKGTGKVSSDSLGDLLRAVGQNPTLAEISNLQEQYLPNNAELDFDTYVKIIDRPDGFKPLGQPEDYIRGLQVFDKNLTGFIGVGELRYVLTSIGEKLTDSEVDELLKGVNVTEEGNVDYVEFVKSILAQ, from the exons ATG TCACAAAATACCAAAACATACAAAGATGCCTTCTCCTTATTCGATAAGAAAGGAACTGGTAAGGTGTCCTCTGACTCCCTTGGAGATCTTTTAAGGGCAGTCGGACAAAACCCCACCCTGGCCGAGATCTCCAACCTACAGGAACAATATTTGCCTAACAACGCAGAGTTGGATTTCGACACATACGTTAAGATTATTGACCGTCCGGATGGGTTCAAGCCATTAGGGCAACCAGAGGATTATATTCGTGGTTTGCAGGTATTTGACAAAAATCTCACAGGATTTATTGGAGTGGGAGAGTTGAGATACGTCTTGACATCCATTGGAGAGAAGCTGACCGACAGtgaagttgatgaacttttgaaggGTGTCAACGTGACGGAGGAAGGTAATGTAGACTATGTGGAGTTTGTCAAGTCTATTTTGGCTCAGTAA
- a CDS encoding GTP cyclohydrolase II produces the protein MSAAHDISNEDDMFDRMPIISPVLSANENSAQSTPKPIDIRHEDEPELSIKSDKPSETIHNDFEKRRLLPDELPVVECIARARIPTTQGPEIFLHLYSNNVDNKEHLAIVFGEDIRSKSLFRRRPNETQSDRMTRGAYVGKLYPGRTIADRDERSGKEITCDANGELIYSKEEIEQEIKDPTLVRIHSECYTGETAWSARCDCGEQFDEAGRLMGKFGKGCIVYLRQEGRGIGLGEKLKAYNLQDLGADTVQANLLLRHPADKRSFSLATAILIDLNLTNVRLLTNNPDKIIAVEGKNRLVKVIERIPMVPLAWQHKDSGIQSTEVDGYLRTKIERMGHLLQKPINI, from the coding sequence ATGTCCGCCGCTCACGATATTTCAAACGAGGATGACATGTTTGACCGCATGCCAATTATCTCGCCTGTATTGTCAGCCAACGAAAATTCAGCTCAATCAACCCCCAAGCCCATAGATATCAGACACGAAGATGAGCCTGAATTATCCATAAAATCCGATAAACCGTCAGAGACTATTCacaatgattttgaaaagcgACGACTGTTACCTGATGAGCTACCAGTAGTCGAGTGCATTGCCAGAGCCAGAATACCAACTACTCAGGGGCCCGAGATCTTTTTGCATTTATACTCCAATAACGTCGATAATAAGGAACATCTGGCTATAGTTTTTGGGGAAGACATCAGGTCTAAGTCTTTGTTTCGAAGACGACCCAATGAAACTCAATCAGATCGAATGACTCGTGGAGCCTACGTCGGCAAACTATATCCTGGAAGGACTATAGCAGATAGAGATGAGAGATCAGGAAAGGAAATTACTTGTGATGCCAACGGAGAACTGAtttattcaaaagaagaaatagaaCAAGAAATAAAGGACCCCACTTTGGTTAGGATCCATTCAGAGTGTTACACAGGAGAAACTGCATGGTCTGCCCGATGCGATTGTGGTGAACAATTCGATGAAGCTGGAAGGCTTATGGGTAAATTCGGTAAAGGATGTATCGTTTACTTGAGACAAGAAGGACGAGGTATCGGACTAGGTGAGAAACTGAAGGCCTACAATTTGCAAGATTTAGGTGCCGACACTGTACAAGCAAATCTTTTACTAAGACACCCAGCAGACAAACgttctttttctttggcaacaGCTATACTAATTGACTTAAATTTGACCAACGTTCGATTATTGACGAACAACCCAGACAAGATTATAGCGGTGGAAGGAAAGAATCGGCTTGTAAAagtcattgaaagaattcCCATGGTTCCCCTTGCTTGGCAGCATAAGGACAGCGGTATCCAATCAACAGAAGTTGACGGATATTTAAGGACTAAAATCGAGAGGATGGGTCATTTATTACAGAAACCTATTAATATATAG
- a CDS encoding Regulatory subunit of trehalose-6-phosphate synthase/phosphatase complex, translated as MTVIVASLFLPYTVEFQVDSTAIDPNADILVEHTDPSTVESRSNMALKSSEDSLLASMSSANLVEDFSQQNYQQLKSLPKDDGSPENFFQAGRRFPTANAPLIDDETPVLYEGTEASLQALKPPILRTSSSISLFQDEPRAPSPALGNPPQFLSKQNSYPSSRNIQLTTPGYVQPRSKVNSLADKSSVSELKKYKETPAFSSLKFSRSNTTSTSKLINKIKKEDLNEYFESTISDSSTSSLVPSTKFAPFGGFSTSPDELLCNDEEFFANAPWKVVEFSKGNGSLRNAIRIARQQLQVVDQISWVGTLGIPVDDLPLSTRNSVTETLARGFHSNVIYVNDETFTGHYNSYCKQILWPTLHYEVPDNPKSKAFEDHSWEYYKIVNQAFADKIVQKYKEGDYVWIHDYHLMLVPQMVREKLPNAKIGFFLHVTFPSSEIFRCFAHRKELLIGILGANCVTLQIEEYVRHFSQTCNRLLLADYSNDGIKYNGRITKINHSAIGIEVDSLIRRVSTSRVTDWRDKVRNRWHDKNLLVTRDKLDKLRGVKQKLLAYEKFLSNYPSFIDNTILILICLPSGNEDDDLEVDILSIVESINSKNHNISNEKLVVYLNQDVDFDQYLALLSEADGFIVSSMREGMNLTSHEFIVANNEKHSPLILSEFTGSASIFADDALLINPWDINQVSQSFYHALTMGKSEKLRRWTSMYQTVLKHDSQNWIKTCLESIDNAWNNEIKRSNESISYFSQPLFDKFYSSSRNGKRLFIINLGKLASVITLEGTTNAKVIPVSLPRIFEVLTKLSSDPSNLLYVMSYFKRSQLTRRYKNFPDIGLIAENGGYVKLHNSNEWNSLVSDSAQNWMKPVIDVVESFCVRLPDCSYEIEDCTVRLHTQNVTGVDQEHKLAMIGDFISHVNDLFSNINIHATLVGDIVVIQEADLVKRALSFVLSRHETHFENRVHSEAISDESSSSVKLMMVIGGCTQVDEEMFRYSKEMYNEGKCGSYLSVKVGRSRSSDAQTCIEGVNELFNILSNFEI; from the coding sequence ATGACTGTTATAGTAGCCTCTTTATTTCTGCCTTATACGGTAGAGTTTCAGGTCGACAGTACTGCCATTGACCCCAATGCGGATATACTGGTGGAACATACTGACCCATCTACTGTAGAATCCAGGAGTAATATGGCTCTGAAAAGCTCAGAAGATTCTCTACTAGCTTCAATGAGCTCCGCTAACTTAGTTGAGGACTTCAGTCAGCAGAACTACCAGCAACTTAAATCTTTGCCAAAAGATGATGGCTCACCAgagaatttttttcaagcaGGCCGCAGGTTCCCTACCGCCAATGCCCCTTTAATCGACGATGAAACCCCGGTGTTGTATGAGGGCACCGAAGCTTCCTTGCAGGCATTGAAGCCTCCGATTCTTAGAACCAgctcttcaatttctttgtttcagGATGAACCAAGAGCTCCATCGCCAGCTCTTGGAAATCCTCCTCAATTCctttccaaacaaaactCCTACCCATCATCTCGAAACATCCAACTAACGACTCCAGGTTATGTTCAGCCACGTTCAAAGGTCAATTCACTGGCTGATAAATCGTCAGTTTCCGAGCTGAAGAAGTACAAAGAAACTCCGGCTTTTTCAAGTCTCAAGTTTAGTCGTTCGAATACAACTAGCACTTCCAAACTTATTAACAAGATAAAAAAGGAGGACCTAaatgaatattttgaatcGACAAtctctgattcttctaCTTCCTCTTTAGTTCCGTCTACTAAGTTTGCACCTTTTGGTGGTTTTTCTACCTCGCCTGATGAATTGCTTTGCAATGATGAGGAGTTCTTTGCAAATGCCCCTTGGAAAGTAGTTGAGTTTTCCAAAGGTAATGGGTCTTTGAGGAATGCGATTAGAATTGCCAGACAACAGCTGCAGGTAGTTGATCAAATATCATGGGTGGGTACTTTGGGCATTCCGGTAGATGACTTACCACTTTCTACTAGAAATAGCGTTACGGAGACACTTGCTAGGGGATTTCACTCGAATGTGATATATGTGAACGATGAAACATTTACCGGTCATTACAACAGCTACTGCAAGCAGATCTTGTGGCCAACCTTACATTATGAAGTGCCAGATAACCCCAAGTCAAAGGCGTTCGAAGATCACTCCTGGGAATACTACAAGATTGTAAATCAGGCTTTTGCGGACAAAATTGTCCAAAAATACAAGGAGGGTGATTATGTATGGATTCATGATTATCATTTAATGTTGGTCCCTCAAATGGTTAGAGAAAAGTTACCAAATGCTAAAATTGGATTTTTTCTCCATGTAACATTCCCTTCCTCAGAAATATTTCGTTGTTTTGCTCATCGTAAAGAACTTCTCATCGGAATTTTAGGGGCCAACTGCGTTACCttacaaattgaagaatatgtAAGGCACTTTTCGCAAACATGCAACCGCCTTCTCTTAGCGGATTATTCGAACGATGGTATCAAATACAATGGCAGAATTACAAAGATCAATCATTCTGCTATTGGAATTGAGGTTGATTCTCTGATTCGAAGAGTTTCAACGAGTCGAGTCACAGACTGGAGAGATAAAGTTAGGAACAGATGGCATGACAAGAACTTGCTGGTTACCAGAGATAAATTAGATAAATTGAGAGGTGTAAAACAAAAACTGCTTGCATacgaaaagtttctttccaactaTCCTTCTTTCATTGACAAtacaattttgattctAATTTGTCTTCCATCAGGgaatgaagatgacgatTTGGAGGTAGATATTTTGTCAATTGTCGAAAGTATcaattcaaaaaatcacAATATTTCCAACGAGAAATTAGTTGTCTACCTGAATCAAGATGTCGATTTTGATCAATACCTTGCACTACTTTCTGAGGCCGATGGGTTCATAGTCTCTTCAATGAGAGAAGGGATGAATTTGACGTCACACGAATTTATTGTGGCTAATAATGAAAAGCATTCACCTTTAATTCTGTCTGAATTCACTGGTTCAGCCTCTATATTTGCCGATGATGCCTTACTGATAAATCCATGGGACATCAACCAAGTTTCTCAATCTTTTTACCATGCCCTCACGATGGGAAAAAGCGAAAAGTTACGAAGATGGACTTCGATGTATCAAACAGTATTGAAGCATGACTCTCAGAACTGGATCAAAACATGTCTGGAAAGCATAGACAATGCTTGGAACAACGAAATTAAACGATCCAATGAATCTATTTCCTATTTCTCTCAGCCACTGTTTGACAAATTTTACAGCAGTTCCAGAAATGGGAAGAGACTATTTATAATCAATCTGGGAAAACTGGCCTCTGTAATTACCTTGGAAGGTACCACAAATGCCAAGGTAATTCCTGTTTCATTGCCCCgaatttttgaagtcttAACCAAACTATCAAGTGACCCAAGCAATTTGTTATACGTAATGAGCTACTTTAAACGGTCCCAGTTGACAAGAAGATACAAAAACTTTCCCGATATTGGCCTGATAGCTGAAAACGGAGGCTATGTTAAGTTGCACAACTCCAATGAATGGAACTCGCTTGTTTCTGATAGCGCccaaaactggatgaaACCTGTCATTGACGTTGTTGAGTCATTTTGTGTCAGATTGCCAGACTGTTCCTACGAGATAGAGGATTGTACAGTAAGATTACACACTCAAAATGTTACAGGAGTTGACCAGGAGCACAAATTGGCCATGATTGGGGATTTTATCTCCCATGTGAACGATTTATTTTCCAATATTAATATACATGCGACTTTAGTCGGTGACATTGTGGTCATTCAAGAGGCAGATTTAGTGAAAAGAGCACTATCTTTTGTTCTTAGTAGACATGAGACTCACTTCGAAAATCGTGTCCACAGTGAGGCAATTTCTGATGAAAGCAGCTCCAGTGTTAAGTTGATGATGGTGATTGGTGGATGTACCCAAGTTGACGAGGAAATGTTCCGCTATTCTAAGGAAATGTACAATGAAGGCAAATGTGGAAGCTATCTCTCTGTCAAAGTTGGCAGAAGTAGATCATCTGACGCACAAACCTGCATCGAAGGGGTGAATGAATTATTTAATATCTTAAgtaattttgaaatctaa
- a CDS encoding Translation initiation factor eIF1A produces the protein MGKSNGKGGKNRRRGKNDNHGQKRELIYKEEGQEYAQITKMLGNGRVEATCFDGIKRMGHIRGKLRKKVWMSQGDIILVSLRDFQDDQCDVVHKYNADEARTLKSNGELPESAKINETDTFGMEDNDDVNFEFGAESEEEEEQELDIDDI, from the coding sequence ATGGGTAAATCAAACGGCAAAGGTGGTAAaaatagaagaagaggaaagaaCGATAATCACGGTCAGAAGCGAGAGCTGATCTACAAAGAGGAAGGTCAGGAGTATGCACAGATTACCAAAATGCTCGGAAATGGTAGAGTTGAAGCAACCTGTTTTGACGGAATCAAGAGAATGGGTCACATTAGAGGAAAGCTTAGAAAGAAGGTATGGATGTCCCAAGGTGACATTATTTTGGTGTCTTTGAGAGATTTCCAAGATGATCAGTGTGATGTTGTTCATAAATATAATGCTGACGAGGCTAGAACGTTGAAATCCAACGGCGAATTGCCTGAATCTGCCAAGATCAATGAGACCGATACCTTTGGTATGGAAGACAACGACGACGTCAACTTTGAGTTTGGTGCTGAGAgtgaagaggaagaggagcAAGAGCTTGATATTGACGATATTTAA